A section of the Cardiocondyla obscurior isolate alpha-2009 unplaced genomic scaffold, Cobs3.1 scaffold31_0_849067, whole genome shotgun sequence genome encodes:
- the LOC139112579 gene encoding uncharacterized protein PF3D7_1120000-like gives MGRPAKVELLRRERANSLPIMEAWKQGEKRKERQEKKGEIEGLEGFRKSVKVYRSPVKATEEGGEGGISKEGFEEVIKEMRSEFARIQAQMEEVREIKVQIRKEIEDLKKIWKKEKIDLEKRIDGMEKKIKEKKYEGGIKIKSEDKKALKEQLGEIFGTIDVKAKIENVNKIGGVNKGGFSMVWVKMENFKEKLEILRCKGKLKNRTEWIGDDPTEYEKKVEWLIKTEADKLKREK, from the exons atgggtAGACCTGCAAAGGTAGAATTGTTAAGAAGGGAAAGGGCCAACAGCTTGCCAATTATGGAAGCGTGGAAGCAaggggagaaaagaaaggaaaggcaggagaaaaaaggagaaatagaAGGTTTGGAAGGATTTAGGAAAAGTGTAAAAGTTTATAGATCGCCGGTGAAAGCAACAGAAGAGGGTGGTGAAGGAGGAATAAGCAAGGAAGGTTTTGAAGAGGTGATAAAAGAGATGAGAAGTGAATTTGCAAGGATCCAAGCGCAGATGGAGGAAGTAAGGGAAATAAAGGTACAAATcagaaaggaaatagaagatttgaagaaaatatggaaaaaagaaaagatagatttagagaaaagaatagatgggatggaaaaaaaaataaaggaaaaaaaatatgagggag gaataaagataaaaagtgaagATAAAAAGGCGTTGAAAGAACAACTGGGAGAAATATTTGGAACAATAGATgtgaaagcaaagatagaaaatgtaaataagataGGAGGAGTGAATAAAGGAGGTTTTAGTATGGTATGGGTAAAGAtggaaaactttaaagaaaaattggaaatactAAGATGCAAAGGAAAACTAAAGAacaggacggaatggataggagacgATCCTACAGAGTATGAAAAGAAAGTGGAATGGCTTATTAAGACAGAAGCGGATAAactgaaaagagaaaaataa
- the LOC139112580 gene encoding uncharacterized protein has protein sequence MNTRKDGQKEERRREDDRCKEKEKDREEEEKIRKWQREKKRREKKEEQRREKRSRSASKLKECCNCKKKHQENQIMEIDSSNSNDENEKENKRRGKKGGQNQKNRAKKKLDEGIQPWRLIPVEKSPPRTLLEIEEKDLHKETGTQAEISTAETGTQAKTSTAKTGTQVEIFRRHQTTQTEEEESFPLKYPGDDKWGPILVTFTEPHISFCEHRQGK, from the exons ATGAATACTAGGAAAGACGGgcagaaagaggagagaaggcGAGAAGACGACAGATgtaaggaaaaagaaaaagacagagaagaagaagagaaaataaggAAATGgcagagagaaaagaaacgaagagagaaaaaggaggagcaaagaagagaaaaacgaaGCAGGAGTGCTTCAAA ATTGAAAGAATGCTgcaactgtaaaaaaaagcaccAAGAGAATCAAATAATGGAAATAGATTCTTCTAACTCAAATGAcgagaacgaaaaagaaaataaaaggagaggaaaaaaaggaggacAAAACCAGAAAAATCGAGCTAAGAA GAAACTTGACGAAGGAATTCAACCTTGGAGGCTCATCCCAGTTGAAAAATCACCTCCAAGAACGCTACtggagatagaagaaaaggatcTACACAAAGAGACTGGAACCCAGGCAGAGATTTCTACGGCTGAGACTGGAACCCAGGCAAAGACATCAACTGCTAAGACTGGAACCCAAGTAGAAATCTTCCGACGACATCAAACAACGCAgacggaagaagaagagagctTCCCACTAAAGTATCCGGGCGACGACAAGTGGGGACCAATCTTGGTCACCTTCACTGAACCTCACATAAGCTTTTGCGAACACCGACAGGGCAAATAA